In Leptolyngbya sp. FACHB-261, one DNA window encodes the following:
- a CDS encoding Mrp/NBP35 family ATP-binding protein gives MSVTPKPQSLDRHSILEVLRPVQDPELRKSLVDLNMIRNVEINGSDVSFTLVLTTPACPLREFIVDECKTAIRTLPGVGEIRVEVTAETPQQKALPDRSGIAGVKNILAVSSGKGGVGKSTVAVNIAVSLAESGAKVGLIDADIYGPNVPNMLGLGRNSITVEKGPDGQDIVQPAFNHGVKVVSMAFLIDQDQPVIWRGPMLNGVIRQFLYQVNWGELDYLIVDMPPGTGDAQLTLAQAVPMAGVVIVTTPQTVALLDARKGLRMFQQLNVPILGIVENMSYFIPPDQPEKTYDIFGSGGGQRTAQELGVPLLGCIPLEIELREGGDIGLPITLSKPESMSAQALKQVAQAVAGKVSVAALAGL, from the coding sequence ATGTCCGTGACCCCAAAGCCTCAAAGCCTGGATCGCCACTCGATCCTAGAAGTTCTTCGCCCAGTACAGGATCCAGAGCTGCGCAAGAGCTTGGTGGATCTCAATATGATTCGCAATGTAGAGATCAATGGCAGTGATGTCAGCTTTACGCTAGTGCTAACTACGCCTGCCTGCCCCTTGCGCGAATTCATCGTTGATGAGTGCAAAACCGCGATCCGAACCCTCCCTGGAGTAGGCGAGATTCGCGTTGAGGTCACAGCTGAGACTCCTCAACAAAAAGCTTTACCTGATCGAAGTGGTATTGCCGGAGTCAAAAATATTTTGGCGGTTTCCAGTGGTAAGGGCGGAGTTGGCAAGAGCACCGTAGCTGTGAATATTGCGGTTTCGCTAGCCGAGTCAGGAGCCAAAGTAGGTTTGATTGACGCCGATATTTACGGACCTAATGTGCCCAATATGTTGGGCTTAGGGCGCAACTCAATCACTGTCGAGAAAGGCCCGGATGGCCAGGATATTGTTCAGCCTGCTTTTAACCACGGGGTCAAAGTGGTTTCGATGGCTTTTCTGATTGACCAAGACCAGCCGGTAATCTGGCGGGGTCCCATGCTTAATGGCGTGATTCGTCAGTTTCTCTATCAGGTGAATTGGGGCGAGCTTGATTACTTAATCGTTGATATGCCTCCTGGCACAGGAGATGCCCAGCTTACTCTGGCGCAGGCAGTACCAATGGCCGGGGTCGTGATTGTTACTACACCGCAAACGGTAGCGCTACTAGATGCCCGTAAGGGGCTACGCATGTTCCAACAGCTCAATGTCCCCATCCTGGGCATTGTCGAAAACATGAGTTATTTCATTCCCCCCGACCAACCCGAAAAGACGTATGACATCTTTGGCTCTGGTGGCGGCCAACGCACAGCTCAGGAATTAGGCGTCCCTTTGCTGGGCTGTATCCCCCTAGAAATAGAGCTGCGCGAGGGAGGAGATATTGGTCTACCCATTACTTTGTCTAAGCCAGAGTCTATGTCTGCCCAAGCGCTCAAACAAGTTGCTCAAGCCGTGGCTGGCAAAGTCTCAGTCGCAGCTCTGGCTGGACTCTAA
- a CDS encoding DUF721 domain-containing protein, with the protein MAWEASGQVLSNLQNREDWLGGQQFSRILHHWAEIVGPVVAASTRPVSVQRQVLQVAVASSVWAQTLAFERPRILAKLNPLLPEPLADLHFSAARWHTRVQPAKPVAGRKPPLTRSSERPSASAQVQRQLWEAHPSRVTSGVDGSVQVGQAPSIEAHNEPSPELNNPMTAFQTWAAAMQGRSRHLPLCPSCACPTPVGELKHWSMCSVCLARQRRLATFSPDV; encoded by the coding sequence ATGGCGTGGGAAGCATCAGGCCAGGTACTGAGCAACCTCCAGAACCGTGAGGATTGGCTGGGCGGTCAACAATTTTCACGCATTCTTCACCATTGGGCAGAGATTGTGGGCCCGGTGGTGGCCGCGTCAACACGACCAGTCAGTGTACAACGGCAAGTGCTTCAGGTAGCGGTTGCCAGCTCAGTGTGGGCTCAAACGCTTGCCTTTGAGCGACCCCGGATTTTAGCCAAGCTCAACCCACTGCTTCCCGAGCCCTTAGCCGATTTGCACTTCTCAGCTGCCCGCTGGCATACTCGGGTTCAACCCGCTAAGCCAGTTGCCGGTCGCAAGCCGCCGCTGACCCGTTCTAGTGAGCGCCCCAGCGCTAGCGCCCAAGTCCAACGCCAGTTGTGGGAAGCTCATCCCAGTCGGGTGACCAGTGGGGTTGATGGTTCTGTGCAAGTGGGTCAAGCTCCTAGCATCGAAGCACACAATGAGCCAAGCCCTGAGCTAAACAATCCAATGACTGCTTTTCAGACTTGGGCTGCTGCTATGCAGGGGCGTAGCCGCCATTTGCCTTTGTGTCCGAGCTGTGCTTGTCCCACTCCAGTGGGTGAACTCAAGCACTGGTCAATGTGTTCGGTTTGTCTGGCTCGTCAGCGTCGTCTGGCCACTTTCTCGCCGGATGTCTGA
- a CDS encoding undecaprenyl-diphosphate phosphatase, whose translation MVALTSCGFLPSLLVTASGSESINFWQALVMGFVQGLTEFLPISSSAHLRVIPAILGWPDFGASFTAVIQLGSLVAVLIYFREDLRRVLTGTVAALQKQEFESEEFKIFLGVTIGTLPILFAGAVIKKLFGEPTRNLIVIALTSIGLALLLGLAERYGRRNRTLKDIRVLDGILVGIGQAVALIPGVSRSGSTITTALFLGLERQVAARFSFLLGIPALFLAGVVEAVTEVKGFSSLPPLLVGTVSAFVFSYLSIDWLLKFLQRSSTLVFIIYRILFGLFLLTCIQFGWLSPL comes from the coding sequence ATGGTCGCGCTAACCAGTTGCGGATTCTTGCCCTCACTGCTCGTCACTGCATCAGGCTCAGAGTCCATTAATTTTTGGCAAGCGTTGGTCATGGGGTTCGTGCAGGGGCTGACAGAGTTCTTGCCCATCAGCAGCTCGGCCCATCTACGGGTTATTCCAGCAATTCTTGGTTGGCCAGACTTTGGCGCTAGCTTTACGGCGGTCATTCAGCTTGGCAGTTTAGTCGCTGTTTTGATTTACTTCCGCGAGGATCTACGGCGAGTGCTGACCGGCACTGTGGCAGCTCTCCAGAAACAAGAGTTTGAGTCTGAGGAGTTCAAGATTTTTCTGGGCGTGACCATCGGTACCCTGCCCATCCTGTTTGCAGGAGCCGTGATCAAGAAGCTGTTCGGGGAGCCTACCCGCAACCTGATTGTGATTGCCTTAACCTCAATTGGCCTAGCCTTGCTTCTGGGGTTGGCTGAGCGCTATGGCAGGCGTAACCGCACGCTCAAAGACATTCGAGTGCTGGATGGCATTCTGGTGGGCATTGGCCAAGCCGTCGCACTAATCCCAGGCGTTTCACGCTCAGGTTCGACGATTACTACTGCTCTGTTTTTAGGATTAGAGCGGCAGGTTGCTGCTCGCTTCTCATTTTTGCTCGGCATCCCAGCGCTATTTCTGGCTGGCGTTGTCGAGGCTGTAACCGAAGTTAAAGGCTTTTCCAGCCTGCCACCCTTGCTGGTCGGTACCGTTAGTGCTTTTGTTTTCTCCTATCTGTCGATTGATTGGCTACTGAAGTTTTTGCAACGTAGCAGCACGCTGGTATTCATCATTTATCGAATTCTGTTTGGTCTATTTCTGCTGACCTGTATTCAGTTTGGCTGGCTGAGTCCCCTTTAA
- a CDS encoding DUF3120 domain-containing protein: protein MASATSLSDIAAAKLASSGRPTTLPTDSGWGTSGALLKAATSEVMPVWTMASAAAFLVSVPVFVQAPLVRAWPWVGLLVGGLWVALSIQLMGEGQTPRRQLWGSLLLGFALTWLTGGLYWGWLRSEPLLHLPLEALGVPFALWKLRHPLLRVGNYFYLGSLVGTVVTDAYFYLVQVIPHWRQLMRSEPELAAGIFRSALVQVQTPWGVAWAAVLATLLLSIGVIALRQRSLHWAAFGGAVLSTILVDGLFWLAACWA, encoded by the coding sequence GTGGCTTCTGCAACCTCGCTTTCCGACATCGCTGCCGCCAAACTGGCTTCTTCAGGAAGACCAACCACTCTTCCAACTGATTCAGGTTGGGGGACATCTGGAGCCCTGCTCAAGGCGGCTACCTCTGAGGTCATGCCCGTCTGGACGATGGCCAGTGCCGCAGCCTTTCTGGTCTCTGTACCGGTCTTTGTACAAGCGCCTTTGGTACGGGCTTGGCCCTGGGTTGGGCTGCTGGTGGGTGGACTTTGGGTTGCGCTCAGCATTCAGTTAATGGGTGAGGGTCAGACACCCCGCCGTCAGCTCTGGGGAAGCTTGTTACTGGGCTTTGCCTTGACCTGGTTGACGGGAGGACTTTACTGGGGCTGGTTACGCTCGGAACCCCTACTGCACCTGCCGCTAGAGGCGCTAGGCGTTCCCTTTGCGCTGTGGAAACTTCGCCATCCTCTACTACGAGTCGGCAATTACTTCTACTTAGGCTCATTGGTCGGCACGGTTGTTACCGACGCCTATTTTTACCTAGTGCAGGTCATTCCCCATTGGCGGCAACTGATGCGCTCTGAGCCAGAGCTAGCCGCTGGAATCTTTAGGAGCGCTCTAGTGCAGGTACAAACACCCTGGGGTGTAGCTTGGGCTGCGGTCTTGGCCACGCTGTTGCTGAGCATTGGTGTCATTGCTTTAAGACAACGCTCGTTGCATTGGGCTGCCTTTGGCGGTGCAGTTTTGAGTACGATTTTAGTAGATGGTTTGTTTTGGCTGGCTGCCTGCTGGGCTTAA
- a CDS encoding (2Fe-2S) ferredoxin domain-containing protein — protein MPSASNSQAPAPTGLQATFYVCHNRTCRRDGSPAVYDALQRILQDLDLRACVDVVPTGCMGNCGCGPVVAVAPVDRRYRYVQPKHALELVQRHCPTACAVSC, from the coding sequence ATGCCCTCTGCTTCCAATTCCCAGGCCCCTGCTCCAACTGGCTTGCAAGCGACCTTCTATGTTTGCCACAACCGCACCTGCCGTCGCGATGGCAGTCCGGCTGTTTACGATGCATTGCAACGGATACTGCAAGACTTAGATTTGCGAGCTTGTGTCGACGTCGTGCCCACTGGCTGCATGGGAAACTGCGGCTGCGGTCCTGTTGTGGCAGTGGCTCCAGTTGATCGCCGCTATCGTTACGTGCAGCCCAAACACGCGCTCGAACTCGTGCAGCGTCACTGTCCTACTGCTTGTGCAGTGTCCTGCTAA
- a CDS encoding adenylate/guanylate cyclase domain-containing protein, giving the protein MVISQPTPHLLLRNESGERQVPLVGSNCWTIGRSEDNTLVLSDRWISRNHAMLQSMESGEYYLIDLGSRNGSFVNGRRVSIPVTLNSGDRLTFGQTELEFYCPDISHGPDSSIGLDNSDDFTATATLHVRRLISVLVVDIRDYTGLTRQLDEQLLSEVIGTWFRHAGEIIREYGSWVDKYIGDAVMAVWIHGSHDVGTDELLPVFRALSALHHMTLELNHQYPLPFALRVGAGVNTGYAMVGNTGSGDRPDYTALGDTVNAAFRLETATKQIGLDIALGETAYGRLKPGIAGSAAPFKQHEVRLKGYENPTLAYAASFTDLDTFLDWFST; this is encoded by the coding sequence GTGGTGATTTCGCAACCCACTCCTCACCTGCTGCTGCGTAATGAGTCCGGCGAACGGCAGGTTCCCCTAGTGGGCAGCAACTGCTGGACGATTGGTCGCAGTGAAGACAATACACTTGTCCTGTCTGACCGCTGGATCTCACGTAACCATGCCATGCTCCAGAGCATGGAAAGCGGCGAGTACTACCTGATTGATTTGGGCAGTCGTAATGGCTCGTTTGTGAACGGACGGCGGGTTAGTATTCCCGTCACCCTAAACAGCGGCGACCGGCTGACCTTCGGACAGACAGAGCTGGAGTTCTACTGTCCTGATATCAGTCATGGCCCAGACTCTTCGATCGGGCTAGATAACTCCGACGATTTCACAGCGACAGCGACACTGCACGTCCGTCGCCTGATTTCTGTGCTGGTTGTCGACATCCGCGATTACACCGGCCTTACACGACAGCTTGATGAGCAACTGCTCTCGGAGGTCATTGGCACCTGGTTCCGCCATGCTGGCGAGATCATCCGTGAATACGGAAGTTGGGTCGACAAGTACATCGGCGATGCAGTGATGGCGGTCTGGATCCACGGTAGCCATGACGTTGGCACTGATGAGTTGCTACCGGTGTTTCGGGCGCTCTCGGCGCTCCACCACATGACTCTAGAACTCAACCATCAGTACCCTCTGCCCTTTGCTCTACGCGTAGGCGCGGGGGTGAATACCGGCTATGCCATGGTTGGCAATACGGGCAGCGGAGATCGACCTGATTACACCGCGCTCGGCGACACGGTCAATGCAGCCTTTCGCCTGGAAACAGCCACTAAACAAATCGGTCTTGATATTGCCTTGGGTGAGACTGCTTATGGGCGTTTGAAGCCTGGGATCGCTGGCAGCGCCGCCCCTTTCAAACAGCACGAAGTTCGGCTCAAGGGCTATGAGAACCCTACCTTAGCCTATGCCGCTAGCTTTACAGACCTAGATACCTTCCTGGACTGGTTTAGTACTTAA
- a CDS encoding NAD-binding protein has translation MSHPGSKSHTSREWVMVCGLGSLGSQCTRALKGYEILVSAVDLTAPATPNALNLDLLVCGDCRQVNVLSQARIKDCRAILLVSDNERVNVEAALAARRLNPEVRLVVRASQQNLSKLLGDYLGNFVAFEPSRLAAPAFALAALNADVLGYFELKSQRQAKDALSSTSKEERGQLLQVIQRTITADDSWLGQKLDQVNTGSYQVLQHLSPQAAKGPGALAQAQTAPPLFHLWQPEQRLQVGDRLVLLTSKNPTDQTHLRSLLQQDKQSPSIQTWPTFAAAYRQLQQGWSKLGRTSRVTLFALTFLLGLILTAIFVFPRNPQNPAWTETLFAALVMVIGGTYADLPPPFSSMALGLRLFSVLLTVTGTVLVGLLYAQLTNWLLTARLRLVRRPPLPRHGHIVLVGLGRLGRQIAALLVEQQQPLVGLEVKMPEDQLLPQLPVVYDSGTTAAGLQQVAIERAHSLLAATSDDLINLEISLLARSLNPGCRLVIRTSDARFSEDVAGLLPFARILCVPVLAAKAFAAASLGENVLALFQLEERTVLVTEYEVTVGDNLHDRLLAEVAYGYSVVPVLHQSPGGSATLCPRYDKGLRLQAGDRLVVLATSSSLQSIEQGTMLPRQWHLTLEQMRPNVDALDVVQVLTRHLDCNLNHAQALLTRLPRVLPQPLYALQAYRLHTALERCGVRTSIRDWKL, from the coding sequence ATGAGCCACCCAGGGTCTAAATCCCACACTTCGCGAGAGTGGGTTATGGTCTGTGGCTTGGGAAGTCTGGGTAGCCAATGCACCCGCGCCCTCAAGGGCTATGAAATTCTGGTCAGCGCGGTTGATTTGACGGCTCCAGCAACCCCTAACGCTCTGAATTTAGACCTATTGGTCTGTGGCGATTGCCGTCAGGTCAACGTGTTAAGCCAAGCTCGGATCAAAGACTGCCGCGCCATCTTGCTAGTGAGTGACAACGAGCGAGTAAATGTAGAAGCGGCGCTGGCAGCCCGACGCCTAAATCCTGAGGTTCGTTTAGTCGTTCGGGCTTCGCAGCAGAATCTCAGCAAGCTGCTGGGCGACTACCTGGGCAACTTTGTTGCCTTTGAGCCCAGCCGTCTAGCAGCCCCCGCCTTCGCACTGGCCGCACTGAATGCCGATGTGCTGGGCTACTTCGAACTGAAAAGCCAACGGCAGGCGAAGGATGCTCTATCCAGCACTTCAAAAGAGGAGAGGGGCCAACTGCTCCAGGTCATCCAGCGCACAATTACTGCGGATGACTCCTGGTTGGGGCAGAAACTCGATCAAGTCAACACTGGTAGTTATCAGGTGCTGCAGCACCTCTCACCTCAAGCAGCTAAAGGCCCAGGTGCGTTAGCTCAGGCTCAGACAGCTCCACCCCTATTTCATTTATGGCAACCGGAGCAGCGCCTGCAAGTAGGGGATCGGTTGGTACTGCTGACGAGCAAGAACCCAACTGACCAGACTCATCTGCGCTCACTGCTCCAGCAGGACAAGCAGTCACCCTCGATTCAAACTTGGCCAACCTTCGCTGCTGCCTATCGCCAATTGCAGCAAGGATGGAGCAAGTTAGGGCGTACCAGCCGCGTTACCCTGTTCGCTCTGACGTTTTTGCTGGGCTTGATCCTGACTGCTATTTTTGTTTTTCCCCGCAATCCCCAGAATCCAGCCTGGACAGAGACTTTATTTGCGGCTCTAGTCATGGTGATTGGTGGTACTTATGCAGACCTGCCGCCACCCTTCAGTAGCATGGCTCTTGGTTTGCGCCTGTTTAGTGTATTGCTGACCGTTACCGGCACTGTACTGGTGGGGCTGCTCTATGCACAGCTAACCAACTGGTTGCTGACAGCCCGACTAAGGCTGGTGCGGCGACCACCGCTGCCACGCCACGGCCATATTGTGCTGGTGGGATTAGGGCGACTGGGACGGCAGATTGCGGCTTTGCTAGTCGAGCAGCAGCAACCCCTGGTGGGGCTAGAGGTCAAAATGCCCGAAGACCAACTTCTGCCACAATTACCAGTTGTCTATGACAGTGGCACCACTGCTGCAGGGCTACAGCAGGTGGCGATCGAACGAGCCCACAGCTTGCTAGCTGCAACTAGCGACGATTTGATCAATCTGGAGATCTCTCTGCTGGCCCGTTCTCTCAATCCAGGCTGTCGTTTGGTCATTCGCACCTCCGATGCCCGTTTCAGTGAAGACGTTGCTGGTCTACTGCCGTTTGCCCGCATTCTTTGTGTTCCTGTGCTGGCAGCTAAAGCCTTTGCTGCCGCGAGCCTAGGTGAAAATGTACTGGCACTATTTCAACTGGAAGAGCGAACCGTTCTGGTTACCGAATACGAGGTAACAGTTGGCGATAACCTGCATGATCGACTCTTGGCTGAGGTAGCTTACGGTTACTCAGTCGTGCCCGTACTGCACCAGAGCCCAGGTGGCAGCGCGACGCTTTGCCCACGCTATGACAAGGGGCTGCGCTTGCAGGCGGGTGACCGCCTAGTCGTTTTAGCAACCTCTAGTAGCTTGCAAAGTATTGAGCAGGGAACCATGCTGCCGCGCCAATGGCATCTCACCTTGGAGCAGATGCGGCCTAATGTTGACGCTTTGGATGTCGTGCAGGTTCTGACTCGGCATCTCGATTGCAATCTCAACCACGCTCAAGCACTGCTGACTCGCCTACCGCGGGTCCTGCCTCAACCGCTTTATGCTCTTCAAGCTTACCGACTCCATACAGCCCTAGAGCGTTGTGGGGTGCGCACTAGTATCCGTGACTGGAAGCTTTGA
- a CDS encoding type II CAAX prenyl endopeptidase Rce1 family protein, with translation MTLKRLLLSLLTAVVLLLVGRSLWTSVQQVQPQSRLDLYQTDLILQAASWQPDSKETDFQLVVARLLGEDPVANALEQYQELKTTLANTSTDDPTSAPPERPAALDLQIGLLQVSAGRVTDALKTWAELVKLQPDSAQAITAQVLTGLWGEPAQLLPDGEVLIQQTLSGWYANQALARLYELQQRRDALTQLQTKQQVAATQSLLRLAIVGGLPALGSLLGLGLIVGLLVQRLVAPKRSILLPSDAQMAWSVPWQGETVWEVMVLWFAAFLGLGQLVVPLVLLAWQQMGLLANPLDFRGQAIYVLLSYGAMVLAGVTILVTVLRRFAPLPQDWFRFHFNGSGFLWGIGGYLSALPLVIIVSLLNAKLLQGRGGGNPLLTVILDSQDTVAKAILLSVVAIAAPVFEELLFRGFLLPSLTRYLPVGWALLFSSILFAIAHLNLSDVLPLTVLGCVLGFIYLRSRNLMAPMLLHSCWNSGSFLALLILGGNT, from the coding sequence ATGACTCTCAAGCGACTTCTCCTCAGCTTGCTGACCGCAGTGGTTTTGCTCCTCGTGGGCCGATCTCTATGGACGAGTGTGCAGCAGGTTCAGCCCCAATCCCGCCTGGATCTTTATCAGACCGACTTGATCCTGCAAGCGGCCAGTTGGCAGCCCGACTCCAAGGAAACGGACTTTCAGCTGGTGGTGGCCCGACTGCTAGGGGAAGATCCTGTTGCTAATGCTCTCGAACAGTATCAAGAGCTCAAGACGACCCTGGCGAACACATCTACTGATGATCCAACCAGTGCTCCACCGGAACGTCCAGCTGCTTTAGACCTTCAAATCGGGCTGTTGCAGGTTAGCGCCGGACGAGTGACAGATGCGTTAAAAACCTGGGCTGAGCTAGTCAAGCTACAACCTGACTCAGCCCAAGCGATAACCGCTCAGGTTTTGACGGGTTTATGGGGTGAGCCAGCGCAGTTGCTACCGGATGGCGAAGTGCTCATTCAGCAGACCCTTAGTGGCTGGTACGCTAATCAGGCTTTGGCTCGGTTGTACGAACTGCAACAGCGAAGGGACGCCCTTACCCAGTTGCAAACCAAGCAGCAAGTAGCTGCGACTCAGTCTCTGCTGCGCCTGGCGATAGTGGGTGGACTGCCTGCTCTGGGCAGTCTATTGGGCTTGGGGTTGATAGTGGGGCTACTTGTCCAACGTTTGGTTGCACCAAAGCGCTCGATCCTTCTACCCAGTGACGCTCAAATGGCCTGGTCTGTCCCCTGGCAGGGCGAGACCGTCTGGGAAGTCATGGTTTTGTGGTTTGCGGCTTTTTTGGGTCTAGGGCAGTTAGTAGTTCCTCTGGTCCTGCTCGCCTGGCAACAAATGGGTTTACTCGCCAATCCTCTAGACTTTCGCGGTCAAGCCATTTACGTGCTGCTGAGCTACGGAGCCATGGTGCTAGCTGGGGTCACAATTTTGGTGACAGTCTTGCGGCGATTTGCCCCTTTGCCGCAAGACTGGTTCCGCTTTCACTTCAATGGCAGTGGCTTTCTCTGGGGGATCGGGGGCTATTTGAGTGCCTTACCTCTGGTCATCATTGTGTCCCTCTTGAATGCAAAGCTGCTCCAAGGACGGGGCGGCGGCAACCCTCTGTTGACGGTGATTCTGGACAGTCAGGACACAGTTGCTAAGGCGATTTTGCTGTCAGTAGTAGCAATAGCAGCCCCAGTGTTTGAGGAGTTACTGTTCCGAGGTTTCCTGCTACCTTCTCTGACCCGATATCTGCCAGTAGGCTGGGCGCTGCTCTTCAGTAGTATTCTTTTTGCGATTGCCCACCTCAACTTGTCTGACGTGCTGCCATTGACTGTCCTGGGCTGTGTCTTAGGCTTTATCTACCTGCGCTCACGTAACTTAATGGCTCCCATGCTGCTGCACAGTTGCTGGAACAGTGGCTCCTTCCTAGCTCTGCTGATCTTGGGGGGCAACACCTAG
- a CDS encoding RimK family alpha-L-glutamate ligase produces MRLIILSRSRSLYSTRRLTEAARSRGYQVQIIDPLACSLLVNAQGAKVLHRQQVLRRPNALLARIGASITSYGLTVVRQFESQGVICTNGSLGIATARDKFRALQLLSLHHLPLPTTAFIRDTLDLKAAIETVGGLPVVLKVVEGTQGVGVMLADSMPMAASIVDTFLRQGQNVLVQQYVAESKGRDVRAFVVGNQVVAAMLRQASGSEFRSNLHRGAQAQPIKLEKNYADVALKAAHILSLEVAGVDLLLSHEGPKVLEVNASPGLEGIEKASGVDVAGAVADFVAAQHPFNN; encoded by the coding sequence ATGAGACTGATCATTCTGTCGCGCAGTCGCTCGCTCTACAGCACTCGACGCCTAACCGAAGCCGCACGGAGCCGGGGCTACCAGGTCCAAATCATTGATCCATTAGCTTGTTCATTACTGGTTAACGCGCAGGGGGCCAAAGTACTCCACCGTCAGCAGGTACTGCGTCGGCCAAACGCCCTATTAGCTCGCATTGGTGCCTCAATCACTAGCTATGGGCTAACAGTAGTGCGCCAGTTTGAAAGCCAGGGCGTCATTTGTACCAATGGCTCCCTGGGAATTGCGACCGCACGGGACAAGTTTCGGGCGTTGCAATTGCTGAGCCTACATCACTTGCCTCTGCCCACGACGGCCTTCATTCGCGATACCTTAGATCTCAAGGCAGCAATTGAAACGGTGGGCGGTTTGCCGGTGGTTCTCAAGGTGGTGGAGGGCACCCAAGGCGTCGGCGTGATGCTAGCGGACTCGATGCCTATGGCTGCCTCAATTGTCGACACCTTTCTGCGCCAGGGGCAAAATGTGCTGGTTCAGCAGTACGTAGCGGAGTCTAAAGGGCGAGACGTTCGGGCCTTTGTGGTAGGTAATCAGGTGGTGGCCGCCATGTTGCGCCAGGCCAGTGGCAGTGAGTTTCGCTCAAACCTACATCGGGGTGCTCAAGCTCAACCGATCAAATTAGAGAAAAATTACGCAGACGTTGCCCTCAAAGCGGCCCACATTCTATCCCTAGAGGTAGCGGGTGTGGATTTGCTGCTGAGCCACGAGGGACCCAAGGTGCTGGAGGTTAACGCCTCACCAGGACTGGAGGGCATTGAGAAAGCAAGCGGCGTCGATGTTGCGGGTGCCGTTGCGGACTTCGTTGCTGCGCAGCATCCCTTCAATAACTAA
- a CDS encoding thioredoxin domain-containing protein — protein sequence MSGPSSDPTVSTDSATTGRWLRNFLVALAVVVLSASLFWGVRLQGSRTSLNTMAETGVPIEVAQTNPLPTLVEFYADWCTSCQAMAPMMADLRQRYAEQINFVMLNVDNSKWLPEVSRYQVDGIPHFVFLDAANQELASAIGEQPRLVMERNLQALAMAQPQLPEVQRPAGQTSTFQSPTSGSPEVSRVKVDQTSPRAHGNGL from the coding sequence ATGTCCGGCCCTTCCTCTGACCCAACTGTCTCGACAGACTCAGCAACGACTGGCCGTTGGCTACGAAACTTTCTGGTTGCTCTAGCTGTTGTGGTGCTAAGTGCCAGCCTGTTCTGGGGAGTCCGGTTGCAGGGCAGTCGCACCTCACTCAACACGATGGCGGAAACCGGTGTACCCATTGAGGTCGCACAAACCAATCCACTGCCCACCCTGGTGGAGTTCTACGCAGATTGGTGTACCAGTTGTCAGGCAATGGCCCCAATGATGGCGGATTTGCGACAGCGCTACGCAGAGCAGATCAATTTTGTGATGCTCAATGTTGACAACTCCAAGTGGTTACCTGAAGTTAGCCGTTATCAGGTTGATGGCATTCCTCATTTCGTCTTTCTAGACGCTGCCAATCAAGAGCTGGCCTCTGCTATCGGGGAACAACCCCGCTTGGTCATGGAGCGCAACCTACAGGCCCTTGCAATGGCTCAACCCCAATTGCCTGAGGTCCAACGGCCAGCTGGGCAAACCTCAACCTTCCAATCTCCTACCTCGGGCAGTCCAGAAGTTAGTCGGGTGAAAGTGGACCAAACTAGCCCTCGTGCTCACGGCAATGGTCTTTAA
- a CDS encoding DUF2808 domain-containing protein produces MNTRFLSACALLLGTLLPTSALAVRLSSGQVYFDRPPRLLGAATTFNAARVWGATYRFTLAVPEDAGEPLQRVTIAQRENVDEVAFDLDESRAFAGTGFRGRQPFNIASVTEEPASNAVTVVFDPPVPPGNTVTITLRPDRNPDFGGVYLFGVTAFPAGENSYGQFLGYGRLNFYDNGGHDFL; encoded by the coding sequence ATGAATACCCGTTTCTTATCTGCCTGTGCTCTATTGCTGGGCACCTTGTTGCCCACTTCTGCCCTGGCGGTTCGTCTGAGCAGTGGGCAAGTTTACTTTGACCGCCCTCCCCGTCTACTGGGGGCAGCAACCACCTTTAACGCCGCGCGTGTTTGGGGGGCCACTTATCGCTTTACCCTCGCAGTGCCAGAAGATGCTGGGGAACCGCTACAGCGAGTCACCATCGCTCAGCGCGAGAACGTTGATGAAGTTGCCTTTGACTTGGATGAGAGCCGTGCCTTTGCAGGGACTGGCTTTCGGGGTCGACAGCCGTTCAACATTGCCAGTGTCACTGAGGAGCCTGCTTCCAATGCCGTCACTGTAGTGTTTGATCCCCCCGTGCCTCCTGGCAACACAGTCACGATTACCCTAAGACCGGATCGCAATCCCGATTTTGGTGGCGTTTACCTGTTTGGCGTGACGGCTTTTCCCGCTGGAGAGAATAGCTATGGTCAATTTTTGGGCTACGGTCGCCTGAACTTCTACGACAACGGCGGCCACGACTTTCTCTAA